A window of Mycolicibacterium fluoranthenivorans contains these coding sequences:
- the rpsI gene encoding 30S ribosomal protein S9, translating to MSELTGTESEVTEVTEEVFEESPETGETTEVFEEAVIEEAAPREPVYLDRPIQTVGRRKEAVVRVRLVPGTGKFHLDGRTLEAYFPNKVHQQLIKAPLVTVDRVDSFDVYAHLDGGGPSGQAGALRLAIARALILVQPEDRPALKKAGFLTRDPRAIERKKYGLKKARKAPQYSKR from the coding sequence ATGAGTGAACTGACTGGGACCGAGTCCGAGGTGACCGAGGTGACCGAAGAGGTCTTCGAGGAGTCCCCCGAGACCGGTGAAACCACCGAGGTCTTCGAGGAGGCTGTCATCGAAGAGGCCGCTCCGCGTGAGCCGGTCTACCTCGACCGCCCGATCCAGACCGTCGGCCGCCGTAAGGAGGCCGTGGTCCGCGTGCGTCTGGTGCCCGGCACCGGCAAGTTCCACCTGGACGGCCGCACACTGGAGGCCTACTTCCCGAACAAGGTGCACCAGCAGCTGATCAAGGCTCCGCTGGTGACCGTCGATCGGGTGGACAGCTTCGACGTGTACGCCCACCTCGATGGTGGCGGCCCGTCCGGGCAGGCCGGTGCGCTGCGCCTGGCCATCGCCCGTGCGCTGATCCTGGTCCAGCCTGAGGATCGCCCGGCCCTGAAGAAGGCCGGCTTCCTCACCCGGGACCCGCGTGCCATCGAGCGCAAGAAGTACGGCCTCAAGAAGGCCCGTAAGGCGCCGCAGTACAGCAAGCGCTGA
- the rplM gene encoding 50S ribosomal protein L13 encodes MPTYTPKAGDTTRQWHVIDAQDVVLGRLAVEAAKLLRGKHKPTFTPNVDGGDFVIIINAEKVAVSGDKLNNKFAYRHSGYPGGLRKRTIGELLEKHPTRVVENAIVGMLPHNKLSRQIQKKLKVYAGPDHPHAAQQPVPFEIKQVAQ; translated from the coding sequence GTGCCTACTTACACGCCGAAGGCGGGTGACACCACGCGTCAGTGGCATGTCATCGACGCCCAAGACGTGGTGCTCGGCCGGCTCGCCGTGGAAGCAGCCAAGCTGCTCCGTGGCAAGCACAAGCCGACATTCACGCCCAATGTCGATGGTGGCGATTTCGTCATCATCATCAACGCCGAGAAGGTCGCCGTCAGCGGCGACAAGCTCAACAACAAGTTCGCTTACCGCCACTCGGGTTACCCCGGCGGCCTGCGTAAGCGCACCATCGGCGAGCTGCTGGAGAAGCACCCGACCCGCGTCGTCGAGAACGCGATCGTCGGCATGCTCCCGCACAACAAGCTCAGCCGTCAGATTCAGAAGAAGCTGAAGGTGTACGCCGGCCCGGATCATCCGCATGCCGCGCAGCAGCCGGTTCCGTTCGAGATCAAGCAGGTGGCCCAATGA
- a CDS encoding CaiB/BaiF CoA transferase family protein, with translation MTALGAPLAGLRVVDTTVGEAGQVTRLLADLGADVAKIEPPAGCPGRLRPPLVNSHSLTFALHHANKRSVVLDPADDEDRRRFLDLVGAADIVVDSGITGQVGAFGTTCEALADRFLHLVAMSVTDFGLHGPRSGWRATDAVLVAMTSVLSRSGAPDGPPVLPPNGIASSTAATQAAWAVLVAYHHRLRTGRGDYIDFSRFEAVLQALDPPFGAQGQAAAARGRSAAPRGRPKNQDAYPIVACRDGWVRICILAPRQWRAMWSWLGEPAEFQDPKYDTISARAADFPQIRALIGELFAGQTAADLVAQGAARGVPVAGILTPAEVLSGEHFNAVSAWTEADIADGTRVTVPDGCVVIDGGRAGVRWLGPRAGESAAVWADRPAVADGVESVRRPLEGIRILDLGVIVAGGELGRLFADMGAEVIKIESPSYPDGLRQARPGQAMSESFAWTHRNQWGLGLDLRARGGSEVFGRLVQRADAVFANFKPGTLTSLGFSFDSLQQLNPGIILTESSAFGDGGPWSSRLGYGPLVRASTGITQLWANDDPEGRYPFSDAVTVYPDHVVARLAAIATLAALIRRRRTDRGAHIHISQAETAVSQLDVLYAAHWAREAGSSVTDDPAVHGVYPCAGDDEWCVITIGSDDEWHSVLQVLGATAVEADPRFAGAENRARHRAELTAMLAEFTRRLDPQSAAAALQDRGVAAAPMLRGADILDEPQVRARGLYSVMEHPLFDTGLPAETGPAPYRRIPPADLRPAPVLGEHTIEVCQTVLSMDRAEIEHHLADGVLFVPSTPKPTAQEQLA, from the coding sequence GTGACAGCACTGGGCGCGCCGTTGGCCGGCCTGCGGGTCGTTGACACCACGGTCGGGGAGGCCGGCCAAGTCACGCGGTTGCTGGCGGATCTGGGCGCCGATGTCGCCAAGATCGAACCGCCCGCCGGTTGTCCCGGGCGACTGCGACCTCCGCTGGTCAACAGTCACAGCTTGACCTTCGCGTTGCATCACGCGAACAAGCGCAGCGTCGTCCTCGATCCCGCTGACGACGAGGACCGGCGGCGGTTCCTGGACCTGGTGGGCGCCGCCGACATCGTCGTCGACAGCGGAATCACCGGGCAGGTCGGCGCGTTCGGCACGACGTGTGAAGCGCTCGCAGATCGCTTCCTTCACTTGGTGGCGATGTCGGTGACCGATTTCGGGCTGCATGGGCCGCGTTCCGGCTGGCGAGCGACCGATGCGGTACTGGTCGCCATGACGTCGGTGCTGTCCCGATCCGGGGCGCCGGACGGCCCACCGGTCCTGCCGCCGAACGGGATCGCCTCCTCCACCGCTGCGACACAAGCCGCATGGGCCGTGCTGGTCGCCTACCACCACCGGCTGCGGACGGGACGCGGCGACTACATCGACTTCTCCCGATTCGAAGCCGTTCTGCAGGCGCTTGATCCGCCGTTCGGAGCCCAGGGGCAGGCCGCGGCGGCGCGCGGCCGCAGCGCGGCCCCCCGCGGTCGTCCCAAGAATCAGGACGCGTACCCGATCGTCGCATGCCGTGACGGCTGGGTCCGGATCTGCATCCTGGCTCCACGGCAGTGGCGTGCCATGTGGTCGTGGCTGGGGGAGCCGGCCGAGTTCCAGGACCCCAAATACGACACGATCAGTGCCCGCGCTGCGGACTTCCCACAGATCCGTGCCCTCATCGGCGAGTTGTTCGCCGGGCAGACCGCAGCGGATCTCGTCGCGCAGGGCGCCGCACGCGGCGTCCCCGTGGCGGGCATCCTGACGCCGGCCGAGGTGCTGTCCGGTGAGCATTTCAATGCGGTGTCCGCGTGGACCGAAGCCGATATCGCCGACGGGACGCGTGTGACGGTGCCCGACGGCTGCGTGGTGATCGACGGCGGGCGTGCCGGCGTGCGGTGGCTCGGACCTCGCGCAGGGGAATCAGCTGCGGTGTGGGCCGACCGGCCTGCGGTGGCGGACGGCGTCGAATCCGTCCGGCGCCCTCTGGAAGGGATCCGGATCCTCGACCTCGGGGTGATCGTGGCGGGTGGCGAGTTGGGCCGGCTGTTCGCCGACATGGGCGCCGAGGTGATCAAGATCGAGAGCCCCTCTTATCCGGACGGGCTGCGGCAGGCTCGACCCGGCCAGGCGATGAGCGAGTCTTTCGCCTGGACTCACCGCAACCAGTGGGGGCTGGGACTTGACCTGCGTGCGCGCGGTGGGTCTGAGGTGTTCGGCAGACTGGTGCAGCGCGCCGATGCGGTCTTCGCCAACTTCAAGCCGGGAACGCTTACTTCGCTGGGCTTTTCGTTCGACTCCCTACAGCAACTGAATCCGGGGATCATCCTCACCGAGAGCAGTGCGTTCGGTGACGGCGGACCCTGGAGTTCCCGGCTCGGCTATGGCCCCCTGGTGCGAGCCTCCACCGGAATCACCCAGTTGTGGGCCAACGACGATCCCGAGGGTCGTTACCCGTTCTCGGATGCGGTGACGGTCTACCCGGACCACGTCGTCGCTCGCCTGGCGGCGATCGCCACCTTGGCGGCACTGATCCGTCGACGTCGCACCGACCGCGGCGCGCACATCCACATTTCCCAAGCGGAGACGGCGGTCAGCCAACTCGACGTCCTGTACGCGGCGCACTGGGCGCGCGAGGCCGGGTCGTCGGTCACCGACGACCCGGCCGTGCACGGCGTGTACCCCTGCGCTGGTGACGATGAGTGGTGCGTGATCACGATCGGCTCGGACGATGAGTGGCATTCCGTGCTTCAGGTCCTCGGGGCGACAGCCGTCGAAGCCGATCCTCGGTTCGCCGGCGCCGAGAATCGTGCGCGGCATCGTGCGGAGCTGACAGCGATGCTGGCCGAATTCACCCGGCGGCTGGACCCGCAAAGCGCGGCAGCTGCTCTGCAGGACCGGGGGGTGGCCGCTGCGCCGATGCTGCGTGGCGCCGACATCCTCGATGAACCGCAGGTCCGGGCGCGGGGACTGTATTCGGTGATGGAGCACCCCTTGTTCGACACCGGTCTGCCCGCCGAGACCGGACCTGCACCCTATCGGCGCATCCCTCCGGCGGACCTGCGCCCTGCTCCGGTGCTGGGCGAGCACACGATCGAGGTGTGCCAGACCGTCCTGAGCATGGACCGAGCCGAGATAGAACACCACCTTGCCGACGGAGTGCTGTTCGTACCGAGCACTCCGAAACCGACTGCGCAGGAGCAACTGGCATGA
- a CDS encoding aldehyde dehydrogenase yields the protein MTRPTDRLFIDGAFRQAGKTIPVVEAATGEVFADGPCATPSDIDAAVAAAHESPAVRWGKAPPAERAEVLKRYAAALRSRAEDTARVVSRENGMPITLSRSVNGIFPAALVAYYAKLIKEWEPEESRPAFVGHTIVRREPVGVVGAITPWNYPQALAIMKIAPALAAGCRVVLKAAPETALDAMAFAEAAVEAGLPAGVLNVVPGDTEAGAHLVSHPGVDKVAFTGSTGAGRVIGAECGRLIKPVTLELGGKSAAIVLDDADLDRTVAGLREVSFVNNGQTCHLSSRILVPKSRYSEFVCAIADLAKSMTVGDPLDDDTEIGPLVSARQRDRVLEYIEIGRGTGARLVAGGAVPADRPRGWFVSPTVFADVDNRDRIAQEEIFGPVVTITAYDGDAEAVQLANDTEFGLAGTVWSQNSDRALEIARAMHTGSVGVNHYQLDIQSPFGGVKSSGLGRELGPEGLDAYRVTKSMYCADPIGR from the coding sequence ATGACCCGACCCACCGACCGGCTGTTCATCGACGGCGCTTTCCGCCAGGCCGGGAAAACCATCCCTGTCGTCGAGGCCGCCACCGGAGAGGTCTTCGCGGATGGCCCCTGCGCCACCCCCTCCGATATCGATGCAGCCGTGGCCGCTGCGCACGAGAGCCCCGCGGTGCGGTGGGGGAAGGCACCGCCGGCAGAACGGGCGGAGGTGCTCAAGCGATACGCCGCCGCGTTGCGATCGCGCGCGGAGGACACCGCGCGGGTGGTCAGCCGGGAGAACGGGATGCCGATCACGTTGTCGCGGTCGGTGAACGGGATCTTCCCGGCCGCTCTGGTCGCCTACTACGCGAAGCTGATCAAGGAATGGGAACCGGAGGAGAGCCGCCCAGCATTTGTCGGCCACACCATCGTGCGGCGGGAACCGGTCGGTGTGGTCGGTGCGATCACGCCGTGGAACTACCCGCAAGCGCTGGCGATCATGAAGATCGCACCTGCGCTGGCCGCAGGCTGTCGCGTGGTGCTCAAGGCGGCGCCAGAAACCGCCTTGGATGCAATGGCATTCGCCGAAGCCGCCGTGGAGGCAGGCCTGCCGGCCGGAGTGCTGAACGTGGTACCCGGTGACACCGAGGCGGGCGCACATCTGGTGAGCCACCCGGGTGTCGACAAAGTGGCGTTCACCGGTTCCACCGGCGCGGGCCGGGTCATCGGCGCGGAATGCGGCCGGTTGATCAAGCCTGTCACTCTGGAGCTCGGCGGAAAGTCCGCAGCGATCGTGCTGGACGACGCGGACCTCGACAGAACCGTTGCCGGGCTTCGTGAGGTCTCCTTCGTCAACAACGGCCAGACCTGCCATCTCAGTTCACGCATCTTGGTGCCGAAATCCCGATACTCGGAGTTCGTCTGCGCGATTGCAGATCTGGCGAAGAGCATGACGGTAGGCGATCCGCTCGACGACGACACCGAGATCGGTCCGCTGGTCAGCGCGCGGCAACGCGACAGGGTGCTCGAGTACATCGAGATCGGCCGCGGGACGGGGGCGCGTCTGGTCGCCGGCGGTGCGGTTCCAGCTGATCGCCCGCGGGGATGGTTCGTATCACCGACGGTATTCGCTGACGTCGACAACCGCGACCGTATCGCCCAGGAAGAGATCTTCGGGCCTGTCGTCACAATCACCGCGTACGACGGCGATGCCGAGGCGGTTCAACTCGCCAACGACACCGAGTTCGGCTTGGCCGGCACGGTGTGGTCGCAGAACAGCGATCGTGCCCTTGAGATAGCCCGGGCCATGCACACCGGCTCAGTCGGCGTCAATCACTATCAACTGGACATCCAATCACCCTTTGGCGGTGTCAAATCCAGTGGTCTGGGACGGGAACTCGGTCCCGAGGGATTGGACGCATATCGCGTGACAAAGTCGATGTACTGCGCCGATCCGATCGGCCGCTAG
- a CDS encoding MaoC/PaaZ C-terminal domain-containing protein produces the protein MTNADHTAGGGRDLARLIGEAPWHAEDLNIGDWMELGTVQVELAEVLAFAGRFDPLPIHLDEANTTFGGVIASGVHTMALFSSLASRVFLPRLAIVAGKGVDRLRMPAPVRPGSTLAGAVEITDIVMHSRRADVSYRATFVDACDRVVLSFVAITVVSRRIPAS, from the coding sequence GTGACGAACGCAGACCACACCGCCGGTGGCGGGCGTGACCTTGCTCGCCTGATCGGCGAAGCACCCTGGCACGCGGAGGATCTGAACATCGGGGACTGGATGGAGCTCGGCACGGTCCAGGTGGAGCTCGCAGAGGTCCTTGCCTTTGCGGGTCGGTTCGACCCGCTCCCGATCCATCTCGATGAAGCCAACACCACATTCGGCGGAGTGATCGCGAGCGGGGTGCACACCATGGCCCTGTTCTCCAGCCTGGCGTCCCGGGTCTTCCTCCCACGCCTGGCCATCGTCGCGGGCAAGGGTGTCGACCGGCTCCGGATGCCCGCTCCGGTGCGGCCCGGATCGACCTTGGCCGGGGCTGTGGAGATCACCGATATCGTGATGCACTCCAGACGGGCGGACGTGTCCTATCGGGCGACGTTCGTCGATGCCTGCGATCGTGTGGTGCTGAGCTTCGTCGCGATCACCGTGGTCTCACGACGGATACCGGCTTCGTAG
- a CDS encoding propionyl-CoA synthetase has translation MGDYRELYQASIKDPAGFWAQAADAVTWTRRPERVLDDTNPPFYRWFPDGELNTCVNALDRHVADGRAEQPALIYDSPVSGSARTFSYRELLDEVARFAGVLSGLGVSKGDRVVVYMPMIPEAVIAMLACARIGAVHSVVFGGFAAHELAARIDDARPVVIVSASCGIEPSRTVAYKPMLDAALAASVHPPAHCVIVQREQSPCELVAGRDVDWHEAMFTATPHDAVPVAATDPLYVLYTSGTTGKPKGVVRDNGGHAVALMWSMRHIYDMAPGEVFWAASDVGWVVGHSYIVYAPLLLGATTVLYEGKPVGTPDPGAFWRVIDEHRVKVLFTAPTAIRAIRKEDPDGAHLTRYDLSSLKHLFLAGERLDPDTYHWAVRKLGIPVVDHWWQTETGWAIAANPVGVETLAFKAGSPTVPMPGYDVHILTADGVPCGPGEEGAVCIRTPLPPGTLPTLWGDDARYEASYLCEHPGYYLTGDGGYLDEDGYLFVMGRIDDVINVAGHRFSTGAIEAVLAAHPSVAECAVIGVADEIKGQVPRGLVVLKANAAAGVSTGDLVAELIASVRNEIGAVASFKLVDIVPALPKTRSGKILRKAMRGIAHGKDEPLPSTIEDPSVLHALRPILAP, from the coding sequence ATGGGCGATTACAGGGAGCTCTACCAAGCCAGCATCAAGGACCCCGCAGGGTTCTGGGCGCAGGCCGCCGACGCGGTGACGTGGACCCGCCGGCCCGAAAGGGTGCTCGACGACACCAATCCGCCGTTCTATCGGTGGTTTCCGGACGGTGAGCTGAACACGTGTGTCAACGCCCTGGACCGCCATGTCGCCGACGGGCGTGCCGAGCAGCCGGCGCTGATCTACGACTCACCGGTCTCGGGCAGCGCCCGCACGTTCAGCTACCGCGAGCTGCTCGACGAGGTGGCGCGCTTCGCCGGTGTGCTCAGCGGCCTCGGCGTGAGCAAGGGCGACCGGGTGGTCGTCTACATGCCGATGATCCCGGAAGCGGTCATCGCCATGCTGGCCTGCGCCCGTATCGGGGCGGTGCACTCCGTGGTGTTCGGCGGGTTCGCCGCGCACGAACTGGCGGCGCGCATCGACGATGCCCGTCCCGTGGTGATTGTCTCCGCATCGTGCGGAATCGAACCGTCGCGCACCGTCGCCTACAAACCGATGCTGGATGCCGCGCTGGCGGCGTCGGTGCATCCGCCCGCGCACTGCGTCATCGTGCAGCGCGAGCAGTCACCCTGTGAGCTGGTGGCCGGCCGCGACGTGGACTGGCACGAGGCGATGTTCACCGCCACACCGCACGATGCGGTGCCGGTCGCGGCGACCGATCCGCTCTACGTGCTCTATACCTCGGGCACCACCGGAAAGCCCAAGGGCGTGGTCCGCGACAACGGCGGCCATGCAGTCGCCCTGATGTGGAGCATGCGCCACATCTACGACATGGCGCCCGGCGAAGTGTTCTGGGCGGCCTCCGACGTCGGCTGGGTCGTCGGGCACTCCTACATCGTGTACGCGCCGCTGCTGCTGGGGGCCACCACGGTGCTCTACGAGGGCAAGCCGGTGGGTACCCCCGACCCCGGTGCGTTCTGGCGGGTGATCGACGAGCACCGGGTGAAGGTGTTGTTCACCGCGCCGACGGCGATCCGGGCCATCCGCAAGGAAGATCCCGACGGCGCCCATCTGACCCGGTACGACCTCTCATCGCTGAAGCATCTGTTCCTGGCCGGTGAACGGCTGGACCCCGACACCTATCACTGGGCGGTGCGCAAGCTCGGCATTCCGGTGGTGGACCACTGGTGGCAGACCGAGACCGGATGGGCCATCGCCGCCAACCCGGTCGGGGTCGAGACGTTGGCGTTCAAAGCCGGGTCGCCGACCGTGCCGATGCCCGGTTACGACGTACATATCCTCACCGCGGACGGGGTGCCGTGCGGCCCGGGCGAGGAGGGCGCCGTGTGCATCCGCACGCCGCTGCCGCCGGGAACCCTGCCCACCCTGTGGGGTGACGACGCCCGCTACGAGGCCTCCTACCTGTGTGAGCATCCCGGTTACTACCTCACCGGCGACGGCGGTTACCTCGACGAGGACGGCTACCTGTTCGTCATGGGCCGGATCGACGATGTGATCAACGTGGCCGGGCACCGGTTCTCCACGGGCGCGATCGAGGCTGTCCTGGCCGCCCATCCGTCGGTGGCCGAATGCGCTGTCATCGGGGTTGCCGACGAGATCAAGGGCCAGGTACCGCGCGGGCTGGTGGTGCTCAAGGCCAACGCCGCGGCGGGAGTGTCGACCGGCGACCTGGTGGCGGAGCTGATCGCGTCGGTCCGCAACGAGATCGGCGCGGTCGCCAGCTTCAAACTGGTCGACATCGTGCCCGCACTGCCGAAGACGAGGTCGGGCAAGATCCTGCGCAAGGCGATGCGCGGTATCGCGCACGGCAAGGACGAGCCGCTGCCCTCGACCATCGAGGATCCGTCGGTACTGCACGCGCTGCGCCCGATTCTGGCGCCCTGA
- a CDS encoding DUF732 domain-containing protein, translating to MVEQDADSAAHALSNCHRSVVAGFMIGVMMRTLAATFVSLSLLISPGVPAHAAPDTFDPNANYSVFLQAIAGDGIRMDSHQAIREGQSVCMLMQSPHDGSLWDAGQQVLSTHSDWTIGQALKFADRSVQDICPHRGSF from the coding sequence ATGGTTGAGCAGGACGCGGACTCGGCCGCGCACGCCCTGTCAAACTGCCACAGATCCGTTGTCGCCGGCTTTATGATCGGAGTCATGATGAGAACGCTTGCAGCGACGTTCGTTTCGCTATCGCTGCTGATTTCGCCCGGAGTGCCTGCGCACGCAGCCCCCGACACCTTCGACCCCAACGCCAACTACTCCGTATTCCTCCAGGCGATTGCCGGAGACGGCATCAGGATGGACAGCCATCAGGCGATCCGCGAAGGTCAGTCCGTATGCATGTTGATGCAATCACCCCACGATGGTTCGCTCTGGGACGCCGGGCAACAAGTCTTGTCGACACATTCGGACTGGACAATCGGTCAGGCCCTGAAATTTGCCGATCGGTCGGTTCAAGACATCTGCCCCCACCGGGGATCGTTCTGA
- a CDS encoding type VII secretion target encodes MGHLTATRVDTGSVLDAAHRYDTAAELLDTVLHTQLTRLNFDGTRAGRSYTDSGDAVRDAVQRTCARLADWSRSAREIATLLRASVQSYADADGRAAHRLG; translated from the coding sequence ATGGGACACCTCACTGCCACCCGCGTCGACACCGGCTCCGTCCTGGATGCCGCGCACCGCTATGACACCGCCGCCGAATTGCTCGATACCGTGCTGCACACGCAGCTGACTCGGCTGAACTTCGACGGGACGCGAGCCGGACGGTCCTACACCGACTCCGGTGACGCCGTCCGCGACGCCGTGCAGCGGACCTGCGCGAGATTGGCTGACTGGTCCCGCTCCGCGCGTGAGATCGCCACGCTGCTCAGGGCTTCGGTCCAGAGCTACGCCGACGCCGACGGGCGTGCGGCCCACCGGCTCGGATGA
- the glmM gene encoding phosphoglucosamine mutase: MRRLFGTDGVRGVANRELTAELALALGSATARLGNVTGTRRRVAVVGRDPRASGEMLEAAVIAGLTAEGVDALRVGVLPTPAVAYLTNAYDADFGVMISASHNAMPDNGIKIFGPGGHKLDDATEDRIEELVNAGPGSRPLGAGIGRVIDAGDALQRYLAHVHQAVTTPLDGLTVVVDCANGAAFEAAPRAYRAAGANVIALHAEPNGLNINDQCGSTHMQTLQQAVLTHRADLGLAHDGDADRCLAVDAHGQIIDGDAIMVLLALAMRDAGELASHTLVTTVMSNLGLHLAMRAAGIEVRTTAVGDRYVLEELRDGEFSLGGEQSGHIVLPAFGTTGDGIVTGLRLMSRMAQTRSSLAELCQPMQTLPQVLINVQVTDKATVAQAPSVQTAVAQAEAELGDSGRILLRPSGTEQVVRVMVEAADEDTARQLAVRVAESVSGHK, translated from the coding sequence ATGCGTCGACTTTTCGGCACCGACGGTGTGCGTGGCGTCGCCAATCGTGAGCTGACCGCGGAGCTGGCCCTCGCGCTGGGTTCGGCGACGGCGCGGCTCGGCAACGTCACCGGTACCCGACGCCGGGTCGCGGTGGTGGGACGGGATCCGCGGGCCAGCGGGGAGATGCTGGAAGCCGCCGTCATCGCCGGCTTGACCGCCGAGGGCGTCGACGCCCTGCGGGTCGGAGTCCTACCGACCCCCGCCGTCGCGTATCTCACCAACGCCTACGACGCCGACTTCGGCGTGATGATCTCGGCCTCCCACAACGCGATGCCCGACAACGGCATCAAGATCTTCGGCCCCGGTGGGCACAAGCTCGACGACGCCACCGAGGACCGCATCGAGGAACTGGTCAACGCCGGGCCCGGCAGTCGTCCGCTGGGCGCCGGGATCGGACGGGTGATCGACGCCGGTGACGCCTTGCAGCGCTATCTGGCGCATGTGCACCAGGCCGTCACCACCCCGCTCGACGGCCTGACCGTCGTCGTCGACTGCGCCAACGGTGCGGCGTTCGAGGCTGCCCCCCGGGCATATCGCGCCGCGGGTGCCAACGTGATCGCCCTGCACGCCGAGCCCAACGGCCTCAACATCAACGACCAGTGTGGGTCCACCCATATGCAGACGTTGCAGCAGGCGGTGCTCACCCACCGCGCCGATCTGGGCCTGGCCCACGACGGTGACGCGGACCGCTGTCTGGCCGTCGACGCCCACGGTCAGATCATCGACGGCGACGCCATCATGGTGCTGCTCGCACTGGCCATGCGCGACGCCGGCGAGCTGGCCTCCCACACGCTGGTCACCACCGTGATGAGCAACCTGGGTTTGCACCTGGCGATGCGCGCCGCCGGTATCGAGGTGCGGACCACCGCAGTCGGCGACCGCTACGTGCTCGAGGAACTGCGCGACGGTGAGTTCTCCCTGGGCGGTGAGCAGTCCGGGCATATCGTGCTGCCGGCGTTCGGTACCACCGGCGACGGAATCGTCACCGGCCTGCGGCTGATGTCGCGGATGGCGCAAACCCGGAGTTCGCTGGCCGAGCTGTGTCAGCCCATGCAGACGTTGCCCCAGGTGCTCATCAACGTGCAGGTGACCGACAAGGCCACGGTGGCCCAGGCCCCCTCGGTCCAGACCGCGGTGGCCCAGGCCGAGGCCGAACTCGGAGACAGCGGGCGAATCCTGTTGCGCCCCTCCGGGACCGAGCAGGTGGTTCGTGTGATGGTGGAGGCCGCGGACGAGGACACCGCCCGCCAACTGGCGGTCCGGGTGGCCGAATCGGTGAGCGGCCACAAATAG
- a CDS encoding TetR/AcrR family transcriptional regulator, which produces MPRPGKPLISRSAAVQAAIDIIGADGLQSFTMPRLAAEMGVKVPSLYHHFRDRADILLAVVQYVAGAAVVASGSVPGPDWPEHFVALATSFRRSFVCHKNTAPLLLHYRPRDLLPGGYEAAAQFLHRSGVPVAFHIRILDGMETLLIGTAICEIMNPFFDGGTIFRNVDLNTQSALAVAVDASGLSAEGLLEVKVRAFLTGVTADSHKPNVMRY; this is translated from the coding sequence GTGCCACGCCCCGGTAAACCTCTGATCAGTCGTTCGGCGGCGGTGCAGGCGGCAATCGACATCATCGGCGCCGACGGACTTCAGTCGTTCACCATGCCGAGACTGGCCGCAGAGATGGGGGTGAAGGTCCCCTCGCTCTACCACCATTTCCGTGACAGGGCCGATATCCTGCTGGCCGTGGTGCAGTACGTCGCCGGTGCTGCGGTGGTGGCATCAGGTAGCGTCCCCGGTCCGGACTGGCCCGAGCATTTCGTGGCCTTGGCCACCAGCTTCCGGCGGTCCTTCGTCTGCCACAAGAACACCGCCCCCCTGCTGCTGCACTACCGGCCACGAGATCTGCTTCCGGGCGGATACGAAGCCGCGGCACAGTTCCTGCATCGATCGGGGGTGCCAGTGGCATTCCACATTCGGATTCTCGATGGAATGGAGACCTTGCTGATCGGCACGGCAATCTGCGAGATCATGAACCCGTTCTTCGACGGCGGCACGATCTTTCGCAATGTCGACCTCAATACTCAGTCCGCTCTGGCCGTGGCGGTCGACGCATCGGGGCTGAGCGCCGAGGGGTTGCTCGAGGTGAAGGTGCGAGCCTTTCTGACGGGCGTGACGGCGGACAGTCATAAACCTAATGTCATGAGATATTGA